From the genome of Uranotaenia lowii strain MFRU-FL chromosome 1, ASM2978415v1, whole genome shotgun sequence, one region includes:
- the LOC129739053 gene encoding U1 small nuclear ribonucleoprotein C-like produces the protein MPKYYCDYCDTYLTHDSPSVRKTHCTGRKHKDNVKFYYQKWMEEQAQHLIDATTAAFKAGKIAQNPFAAGPPKPNIAIPPPTMGMPPRPGMIPGMPAGAPPLIMGPNGAPLGPAMGHMGMRPPMMMPMGMPPMGMGMRPPMMSGPPPQMNPKA, from the exons ATGCCGAAATACTACTGTGATTATTGCGATACGTATCTTACGCACGATTCGCCCAGCGTCCGAAAAACTCACTGCACCGGCCGAAAACACAAGGACAACGTTAAATTTTACTACCAAAAGTGGATGGAAGAACAGGCCCAACATTTAATCGATGCCACTACGGCGGCCTTCAAGGCTGGCAAAATTGCACAGAATCCGTTCGCTGCTGGGCCACCAAAGCCGAATATTGCAATTCCCCCGCCAACGATGGGAATGCCACCAAGACCTGGAATGATTCCTGGTATGCCAGCTGGAGCTCCACCCCTTATAATGGGTCCAAATGGTGCTCCCCTAGGTCCTGCCATGGGTCACATGGGAATGCGTCCACCGATGATGATGCCAATGG GAATGCCACCGATGGGAATGGGTATGCGACCACCAATGATGAGCGGACCCCCTCCACAAATGAATCCGAAGGCGTGA